A genomic segment from Cutaneotrichosporon cavernicola HIS019 DNA, chromosome: 7b encodes:
- the BRE1 gene encoding uncharacterized protein (BRE1 E3 ubiquitin ligase), translating to MNADLKRVRDSSLDAPSSSKRRAIGSGSSPGHSPSSSHLGKDYEHEEEDDLEDWMRVVETHRKEALFRQMLEYRRTSQREAARAKALESQRRNLEACFRSVEACWAQLVSSLRDRAGNLPVPDESLFDNSFDPTLEQDAVDDLVKSRLEATLRLVAVFADSAAGKHTSDLGGDLRQRFDSLQLQSTKLQTDLTQARSQLDETRQSRDDTLRDLQRTEKRLDKQRMDMDKERAAWKTQRESSSAASAKPMANGSGHSTPNARASEAPEAKPVVVGSVPMPDETEQRCAELDALVKSRLQQLETLRAEHTTLTQQVDKLKVQAHNPSEEVLRQSPFFQVYLQRLATSTAGAEALQQRFEQAEQKLDQLRDSNLDFREAVIAEARAEVEALREKMGQKDVDLARLRGQRDELNAELTERRVRDTDKMRFADEMEQLCSKREERINFLCSEVRRLKGKLAAKDGAEGYLAFLKDGPVDGDYIKALEKQLQAAKDQVSSLTDQLKNAAEGDAAAAASETAVRSELEAARRRLAEYERILGPSASPDVKSLTERLQQDADVRKKLELQLAEAEEATNALYQELEGVNKLWEELDQTLKTKVFELKDGELRMQRLSTEKAKADNKYFTAMRNKEGVEGELRAAQRTVGKQLKLIERAKDVEKSQGTQIAQQEKTLTSLKNTLLELQTQLATAASGKKQFELRLQATQTTLGEAQQIAQTRVAEAAADKSARAKAVDELQQVKSAHQKLKERHEQLTSTANVQGGSAADVAVREERAKLLKLLRCSCCELNFKQQVITKCMHTFCKECLDKRIETRQRKCPACGIVFSKEDCKTLYWQ from the exons ATGAACGCAGACCTGAAGCGAGTGCGCGACAGTTCACTCGACgctccttcctcatccAAGCGACGAGCAATCGGTTCAGGCTCCAGCCCAGgccactcaccctcctcttcacATCTCGGCAAAGATTACGAAcatgaggaggaagacgaccTCGAAGACTGGATGCGTGTCGTAGAAACCCATCGCAAGGAAGCCCTCTTCCGACAGATGCTCGAGTACCGCCGCACATCTCAAAGGGAAGCTGCGCGCGCAAAGGCACTTGAGTCTCAAAGACGCAACCTCGAGGCTTGCTTCCGCTCCGTAGAGGCCTGCTGGGCACAG CTCGTCTCGTCCTTGCGAGATCGCGCAGGGAACCTTCCTGTGCCAGACGAATCTTTGTTCGACA ACTCTTTCGATCCAACATTGGAACAAGACGCGGTGGATGACCTTGTCAAGTCTCGACTAGAGGCAACTCTTCGCCTGGTTGCAGTCTTTGCCGACTCTGCTGCAGGCAAACACACGTCTGACCTTGGCGGTGATCTGCGCCAACGATTCGACTCATTGCAACTACAG TCTACCAAGCTGCAAACAGACTTGACTCAAGCTCGGTCACAACTGGATGAGACTCGCCAATCCCGAGACGATACTCTGCGAGACCTCCAACGTACCGAGAAGAGGTTAGACAAACAGAGGATGGACATGGACAAGGAGCGAGCCGCATGGAAGACCCAGCGCGAGTCTTCCTCCGCTGCTTCAGCCAAGCCGATGGCAAATGGGTCCGGACACTCGACGCCCAATGCCCGCGCATCCGAGGCACCAGAAGCGAAACCTGTGGTGGTTGGCAGCGTTCCAATGCCTGACGAGACGGAGCAGCGCTGTGCGGaactcgacgcgcttgtAAAGTCCCGGCTGCAGCAACTCGAGACCTTGAGGGCAGAACACACGACTCTGACCCAACAGGTAGACAAGCTGAAAGTCCAG gccCACAACCCCTCTGAAGAGGTGTTGCGTCAATCACCCTTCTTCCAGGTCTATCTGCAACggttggcgacgtcgactgCGGGCGCCGAGGCATTGCAACAACGGTTCGAGCAGGCTGAACAGAAGCTCGACCAACTGCGAGACAGCAACCTCGATTTCCGAGAGGCGGTCATTGCagaggcgcgcgccgaaGTCGAGGCGCTTCGGGAGAAGATGGGCCAGAaggacgtcgaccttgcccgCCTGCGCGGTCAGCGCGACGAACTAAACGCTGAGTTGACTGAGCGGAGAGTTCGCGACACGGACAAGATGCGCTtcgccgacgagatggagcaGCTCTGTTCGAAGCGTGAGGAGCGCATCAACTTCCTCTGCTCCGAGGTCCGACGActcaagggcaagctcgCGGCGAAGGACGGAGCCGAGGGATACCTTGCcttcctcaaggacggGCCTGTGGATGGCGACTACATCAAGGCTCTCGAGAAGCAACTGCAAGCAGCCAAGGACCAGGTATCGAGCCTCACCGATCAGCTCAAGAACGCGGCCGAAGGAGACGCTgcggccgcagcctccGAGACTGCGGTTCGTAGCGAGTTGGAAgctgcgcgccggcgcctcGCTGAGTACGAGAGGATCCTTGGCcccagcgcgtcgccagACGTCAAGAGTTTGACAGAGCGTCTCCAGCAAGACGCGGACGTGCGCAAGAAACTCGAGCTGCAGCtggctgaggctgaggaagCCACCAACGCGCTGTAccaggagctcgaggggGTCAACAAGCTGTgggaggagctcgaccagACGTTAAAGACCAAGGTGTTCGAGCTCAAGGATGGCGAACTCCGGATGCAGCGCCTGAGCAcggagaaggccaaggcggacAACAAGTACTTCACGGCGATGCGCAACAAGGAGGGCGTGGAGGGAGAGCTTAGAGCCGCACAGCGTACTGTCGGCAAGCAGCTCAAGTTGATTGAGCGAGCGAAGGACGTGGAGAAGAGCCAGGGCACGCAGATT GCTCAGCAGGAGAAGACACTTACCTCGCTCAAGAACACGTTACTCGAGCTCCAGACGCAACTGGCAACTGCCGCGTCTGGCAAGAAGCAGTTCGAGCTGCGCTTGCAGGCGACCCAGACAACACTTGGCGAGGCGCAGCAAATCGCGCAGACACGtgtggcggaggcggcggcagaCAAGAGTGCACGTGCCAAGGCGGTAGACGAGCTACAGCAAGTCAAATCGGCGCACCAGAAGCTCAAGGAACGGCACGAGCAactgacctccaccgccaaCGTCCAGGGCGGGTCTGCGGCGGATGTCGCAGTGAGAGAGGAGCGAGCGAAGCTGCTG AAACTTCTTCGGTGCTCGTGCTGCGAACTCAACTTCAAGCAGCAAGTCATCACCAAGTGCATGCACACGTTCTGCAAGGA ATGTTTAGACAAGCGAATCGAAACACGACAACGCAAGTGCCCTGCATGTGGTATCGTGTTTTCAAAGGAGGATTGCAAGACGCTCTACTGGCAGTAG